A stretch of Lathyrus oleraceus cultivar Zhongwan6 chromosome 6, CAAS_Psat_ZW6_1.0, whole genome shotgun sequence DNA encodes these proteins:
- the LOC127095574 gene encoding uncharacterized protein LOC127095574, whose amino-acid sequence MAADPPAVERLLGDYGGANSPPGRMTIVNQPVNVAHFQLHPSTIRQLERRPFSGKINEDANKHLQRFLTMTTSLKIEGHSEEAKKLVMFPFTLSEDAEEWFYSLPAGSITTWQQMETTFLNEYFPASVYIRKRYDINFVNGLRMKTKQLIDTAAGGSTNFTTATIKKIIEAIAANEHLELYDRSVSQPEGIIDLKLASQVVKMEDQVAVEVERRLKKMAIDTQTVAQVQPVQPTQASNCEICGGPHLTAHYVATAQQIEEIKFLRQNNPYSNTYNPGWKNHPNFSWKDQQGHVQNQPQQQQFRPQQQQPYQQQFQQQVPRKADWELAIEKMAAQSSQFQEETRSNLKNTGASIKNLEIQMSQIAQQLAGSQQQGVLPSSTITNPRENNHVNAVTTRNGKSKEVPEKSSEEEDLLLEVDLEIKENEVANGEATSDERVVKDKVIDPKPAVKLPYPTRNKKKGQHEKNFEKFLEMFKKLELNIPFLEALEQMPTYAKFMKDIISKKRTIETNPIILTETCSAILQGMKVPVKKKDRGSVTIPCTIGDRSFKKALIDLGASVSLMPLSIYKRLGIGKIQDTRMTLQFADHSVKRPYGIVEDVLMPEDEEIPIILGRPFLETGRCLIDIEEGTMTLKVYDEELKIDVRNTMKYKDDVATSQHIEIIDQICEKKNCLTTQKLPLERVLSLSIFNEEEIVDEKDMEVVAMMEASPPFKGYRHNRWEDLRQPLVEEKKDEQKKGTELKQLPESLKYVFLDTESKCPAIISSHLEVLQENKLVKVLKKT is encoded by the exons ATGGCAGCTGACCCACCTGCTGTGGAGAGACTATTAGGTGATTACGGGGGAGCTAATTCCCCGCCTGGAAGGATGACAATCGTGAATCAACCAGTCAATGTTGCCCACTTTCAACTTCACCCCTCAACGATACGGCAACTAGAAAGGAGACCTTTCTCAGGAAAAATTAacgaagatgccaacaagcatttgcaaaggtttctgactatgactacgTCGTTAAAGATTGAGGGGCATTCTGAGGAAGCTAAGAAGCTGGTCATGTTTCCGTTTACATTGTCAGAAGATgctgaagagtggttctactcttTACCTGCTGGAAGCATCACAACTTGGCAACAGATGGAGACAACTTTTCTCAATGAGTACTTTCCGGCCTCTGTGTACATCCGAAAGAGGTACGACATa aattttgtaaatGGTCTTCGgatgaagactaagcaactcattgacacagcagctggtggctcaacCAACTTTACAACAGCCACTATTAAAAAGATTATCGAAGCCATTGCAGCCAATGAGCACCTGGAGTTGTATGACCGCAGTGTTAGTCAACCCGAAGggataattgacctgaaattGGCAAGTCAAGtggtgaagatggaagatcaagtAGCAGTTGAAGTAGAAAGAAGACTGAAGAAGATGGCTATCGATACTCAAACTGTGGCACAAGTTCAACCGGTTCAACCAACGCAAGCTAGTAATTGTGAAATTTGTGGAGGACCTCATCTTACTGCACATTACGTTGCAACCGCACAACAAATTGAGGAGATTAAGTTTCTAAGGCAGAACAACCCTTATTCAAATACATACAATCCgggttggaaaaaccatccaaATTTCTCATGGAAGGATCAACAAGGACATGTGCAGAACCAACCACAGCAACAACAATTTCGACCTCAGCAACAACAACCATATCAACAACAGTTTCAGCAACAGGTACCAAGAAAAGCTGATTGGGAGCTTGCCATTGAAAAGATGGCCGCTCAAAGCTCTCAATTTCAAGAAGAAACTCGAAGTAATTTAAAAAACACAGGTGCTTCAATTAAGAATCTTGAAATACAGATGAGTCAGATAGCCCAACAACTAGCGGGTTCTCAACAACAAGGCGTATTACCAAGTTCTACGATTACTAATCCAAGAGAAAATAATCATGTGAATGCGGTGACCACAAGGAATGGTAAGTCGAAAGAAGTACCTGAAAAGAGTTCTGAAGAAGAAGACTTATTGCTTGAAGTTGATCTAGagataaaagaaaatgaggtCGCGAATGGAGAGGCCACTAGTGATGAAAGAGTGGTCAAAGACAAAGTTATTGATCCAAAACCGGCCGTCAAACTACCATACccaacaagaaataagaagaaagggcagcatgagaaaaactttgagaagttCCTGGAGATGTTTAAAAAGCTTGAGCTAAACATTCCGTTCTTGGAGGCGCTTGAGCAAATGCCTACCTACGcaaagttcatgaaagacatcatctcgAAGAAGCGGACCATAGAGACTAACCCGATCATTCTAACGGAAACTTGTAGTGCcattttgcagggtatgaaggTTCCGGTGAAGAAGAAGGATCGAGGTTCTGTAactattccttgtaccattggagatagatcCTTCAAGAAAGCTCTAATTGATTTGGGAGCGAGTGTAAGCCTTATGCCGCTGTCCATTTATAAGAGGTTGGGGATAGGAAAAATTCAAGATACAAGGATGACACTCCAGTTTGCTGACCACTCTGTGAAGAGACCTTATGGGATAGTAGAAGATGTGCTA atgccggaagatgaagagataccaaTCATTTTGGGGAGACCATTTTTAGAGACCGGGAGATGTTTGATCGACATAGAAGAAGGCACGATGACTTTGAAAGtgtatgatgaagagttaaaaattgatgtGCGAAACACCATGAAGTACAAGGATGATGTTGCCACTAGTCAACATATTGAGATAATTGATCAAATATGTGAGAAGAAAAATTGTTTGACAACACAAAAATTACCTTTGGAGAGAGTGTTGAGTTTATCAATTTTTAACGAAGAGGAAATAGTTGACGAGAAAGATATGGAAGTAGTAGCCATGATGGAAGCATCACCACCTTTCAAAGGTTATCGACACAaccggtgggaagatttaagGCAGCCCTTAGTGGAAGAAAAGAAAGATGAACAAAAGAAGGGGACCGAATTGAAACAACTACCGGAAAGCCTCAAATATGTATTCCTAGACACAGAGAGTAAGTGCCCGGCCATCATAAGTTCACATCTAGAAGTTCTTCAGGAAAATAAGCTTgtcaaagttttaaaaaaaacataa